Genomic segment of Colletotrichum destructivum chromosome 5, complete sequence:
TACTCGGCCGCCCCgaagtcggcgacgagcgaCTCGGAAGCCGAGACCGCCgcgcgctcctcggccgtcgagcacgtcgaccaCACGACGTGGGGTTCCAAGACGGCAAAGGGGCAGTTCGTGctcaaggacctcgacgacgaagtgCACAACATCCTCGCCTCGGCGCAGGCCAAGAACAGCACCGCGTCCAAGGCGgagtcgtcctcgacgggcggcggcgggcttaTTGGGACCGGCCTGAGCACCATCGGCGGACTGTTCCGCAACGTCGTCGGTGGCAAGACTCTCACCAAAGCGgacctcgacaaggccatgAAGGGCATGGAGGAGCACCTGCTCAAGAAGAACGTGGcgcgcgaggcggcggtgcggctgtgcgagggcgtcgagaaggagcttCTGGGCGTCAAGACGGGCAACTTCGAGAGCATCAACGCGCGGATTCAGGCTGCCATGGAGGCGTCGCTCACAAAGATGCTcacgccgacgtcgtcgctcgacctcctccgcgagatcgacgccatcacggcgccgcccgcgacctCGCTGCGTAGGGCCCGGCCCTACgtcatctccatcgtcggtgtcaacggcgtcggcaagTCCACCAACCTTTCCAAGATCTGCTTCTTCCTGCTGCAGAACAAATACAAGGTtctcatcgccgccggtgacACGTTCCGTTCCGGTgccgtcgagcagctcgccgtccACGTCCGCAATCTCAAGGAGCTCACGatccgcgagggcggccgcgtcgagctgTACCAGAAGGGCTACGGcaaggacgccgccaccgtcgcccgCGACGCTGTCTCGCACGCCGCGCAGGAGGGCTTTGACGTCGTTCTCATCGACACCGCTGGGCGGAGACACAATGATCAACGTCTCATGTCGTCGCTCGAGAAGTTTGCCAAGTTTGCCCAACCCGACAAGATCCTCATGGTTGGCGAGGTAagaccccctcccccacacacacacctttTCTGTCCCTTTGATGCAACAAAGACTAACACATACTCCCCCCCAAAAAGGCCCTCGTCGGCACCGACTCAGTCGCTCAGGCCCGCAACTTCAACGCCGCGttcggcgccgtccgcaCCCTCGACGGCTTCATCATCTCAAAGTGCGACACGGTCGGCAACATGGTCGGCaccctcgtcagcctcgtccaCGCCACAAACGTCCCCGTTCTCTtcgttggcgtcggccagcACTACTCGGACTTGCGCAACTTCTCCGTGAAGTGGGCAGTCGAGAAGCTCCTGAGCAGTTcttgaaggagaagaagaagaagaagaagaagaagaagaagaagaagaagaagaagaagacatgGGAAACAAAACCAAACCCCACCTCCCTCtgtcaccatcaccactaCTAGTACTACTACTACCACCTCGGATGAGGGGACGTgtaaaaagaagaaaaagaaacaggTAGTCTCTTTTCTGGGCGGGGATTGCATACATATACCTCTTTCTAATACGACCTGAATGAAATGAAGAAGACAAGACAAAACAAGCGTTCAAGGCCCGATGAtgtcttcctccctctccaatATGGGCATTCCCCAGAGCTATTCGTCTTTATTGATCAGCGACACGTGATCCATATTGATGTTTCGGAATGCTGCTCGAGATCTTGCCGAGAGGCGCACCAATCTCGAACCCCGTCGCGACTAGTCCGAGTGGACCAGGACACAATGCACACGAGTCTCGACCAAAGGTAGTAATAGCCAGATCAGGCTTGCAAATTAATACTATATACGTTCTTGTGTAGTGAAGTAATAGCGAGGGAGCAATGGTAGTATAGTCGGGCCAACTAGGTAGCGAGCGAGAACCTCTGCAAGCATCCCTCCCTTTAGATAAACCATCCCCAATTCATCGTCATTTTTTTCTTCCACCCGCTGGTATCCATCGGACCAAGTAAACAAAGGAAAATTAATTTACCCCTTAGTGTTCTGTCCCATGAGCAAGTATTACCAGGAAAAAACATGTTTCCCCCAAAGGACTGAACAAGAGTAAAAACACTCCATCTGGTTGAAGAATCCTCCGAACCCTCAGTGAGTGTGTTATAGTAGTAGTAGAAGTTTTGCGAAAAGGGGGTATCATCATTCTAGTGTGTCCATTCTTGGGCTCAAAAGCATGCTGCGTGCGAAAGATCGACTGCGGTGCGAGTGACAAAAGAAATCCTCCACACTTCCACATATCCTTCCACTCGTCGGTGGTTCCCCTTTAATCTTCAAAGAAGTCTGTGTCGTCAAAGTCGCCCGGGTGAGCGTCCGAGTCGTATGCGCTTGGACGCATCATCGGGGGCGTCATAGGTTGATGGGAGCGACTCGATGGACGGCGGGCAGGTGGACTCTTCAGGGGCATAGGCTCCGAGGGTACATCGGTGAATGACGGTCCTCGAGTTCTGTTCTGAAGTTGCTGAGCCGTGTACCGACGGCCGGTACTCTGGAAAGCCGTCGGCTGAGGTTCCTCCGTGCTCGAAGGAAGGGTCTGGCGAAGGCCGGAGGCGGGTGGCGTCATCAGCCCATTCGAGTTGTTGCTGAAGGATGCCGAAGCCGTAGACCTGGATGGAGTGTGGTTGCTGCCGAAAGCAGGTCgtgccgtcgagggccgaCCACTTCGTCCGCCCGACGCGAAGATGGGCTGCTGGGACTTTCGCCAGTTACCCCACGCTGCAGCCAGGGGGCCGACAGCTTGGGCAACGCGGGGCGAAGCAGCCTCACGAAGAGACTGCGCAATGTTGGGCAGGTTAATGGCCGATCCGCCGTTCATCGCACGCTCgcgctcctgctcctccatcTGTAGATTGGCCTTGAGACGAATGGCAGCGTCTTTGACGGTTTCTCTGTCAAAATCCTGAGCCGAGACTGCAAGAATGATGTCTTGCAGGTCGCCGTGTCTCACGGCAAGAAGCTCGCGCAACCAAGTGATCTCATCATCGCGCTTGGCAatcttcgtcggcgcctcggggtcgagcttgtcgacggTGGACTCAAGCTCTTCGATGCGCTGCTCTCGGGCCTGCAACTGCTCCTGCAACACCATAATGGACTCCCTCAGGGCTTGG
This window contains:
- a CDS encoding Putative signal recognition particle, SRP54 subunit, GTPase domain, AAA+ ATPase, with amino-acid sequence MLDTFEILTTSGVVLWSRTYAPVNPSVINNFIADVFIEEKGGAASSQSAASNPPYKRDQHTLRYTFVKELGVIFVAVYRSLLHLSWIDKLVDNIKTIFVDLYGEQLTKPHTTLVECHKFDEYFDQQVRELETTGAKGDSNISEAEFAKEEKTLSGNLGDDPPLPPGLHYRGRGLNGANAASNDSTPVATPTTSRPSTPGTGGVVVGKAGPVAKMSRRARKAGTSGPVSSGDESSGRRPKVATRSSTKKGRKWDADGMADEDDDVVLDYSAAPKSATSDSEAETAARSSAVEHVDHTTWGSKTAKGQFVLKDLDDEVHNILASAQAKNSTASKAESSSTGGGGLIGTGLSTIGGLFRNVVGGKTLTKADLDKAMKGMEEHLLKKNVAREAAVRLCEGVEKELLGVKTGNFESINARIQAAMEASLTKMLTPTSSLDLLREIDAITAPPATSLRRARPYVISIVGVNGVGKSTNLSKICFFLLQNKYKVLIAAGDTFRSGAVEQLAVHVRNLKELTIREGGRVELYQKGYGKDAATVARDAVSHAAQEGFDVVLIDTAGRRHNDQRLMSSLEKFAKFAQPDKILMVGEALVGTDSVAQARNFNAAFGAVRTLDGFIISKCDTVGNMVGTLVSLVHATNVPVLFVGVGQHYSDLRNFSVKWAVEKLLSSS